One region of Streptomyces davaonensis JCM 4913 genomic DNA includes:
- a CDS encoding bifunctional rhamnulose-1-phosphate aldolase/short-chain dehydrogenase, whose amino-acid sequence MSTHPEAAALLARSHRLGSDPRNTNYAGGNASAKGVETDPVTGGDVELMWVKGSGGDLGTLTGSGLAVLRLDRMRALVDVYPGVEREDEMVAAFDYCLHGKGGAAPSIDTAMHGLVEAAHVDHLHPDSGIALACAADGEKLTAECFGDTVVWVPWRRPGFQLGLDIAAVKAAHPQAIGCVLGGHGITAWGDSSEECERNSLHIIRTAEAFLAEQGRAEPFGAVVEGYEALGEGERRARAAALAPYVRALASQDRAQVGHFTDSDVVLDFLSRAEHPRLAALGTSCPDHFLRTKVRPLVLDLPPAAPLEEAVARLKELHAEYREEYAAYYQRHALPNSPAMRGADPAIVLVPGVGMFSFGKDKQTARVAGEFYVNAINVMRGAEAVSTYAPIEESEKFRIEYWALEEAKLQRMPKPKALATRVALVTGAGSGIGKAIARRLVDEGAYVVVADLNGDNAAAVAEELGGADKAVAVTVDVTDEEQIADAFRAAVLAFGGVDLVVNNAGISISKPLLETSAKDWDLQHDIMARGSFLVSREAARVMIAQELGGDIVYIASKNAVFAGPNNIAYSATKADQAHQVRLLAAELGEHGIRVNGVNPDGVVRGSGIFAGGWGAQRAAVYGVEEEKLGEFYAQRTILKREVLPEHVAAAVFALTGGDLTHTTGLHIPVDAGVAAAFLR is encoded by the coding sequence ATGTCCACCCATCCTGAAGCCGCCGCTCTTCTCGCCCGGTCCCATCGGCTCGGCTCCGATCCCCGTAACACCAACTACGCCGGTGGTAACGCGTCGGCGAAAGGTGTCGAAACCGATCCCGTGACGGGGGGTGACGTGGAGCTGATGTGGGTCAAGGGGTCCGGTGGGGATCTCGGGACGCTCACCGGGAGTGGGCTGGCCGTGTTGCGGCTGGATCGGATGCGGGCGCTCGTCGACGTCTACCCCGGCGTCGAGCGCGAGGACGAGATGGTTGCCGCCTTCGATTACTGCCTGCATGGGAAGGGGGGTGCCGCTCCGTCCATCGACACCGCCATGCACGGGCTGGTCGAGGCCGCTCATGTCGATCATCTGCATCCGGACTCCGGCATCGCGCTCGCCTGCGCCGCCGACGGGGAGAAGCTGACCGCCGAGTGCTTCGGCGACACCGTGGTGTGGGTGCCATGGCGGCGGCCCGGGTTTCAGCTCGGGCTGGACATCGCGGCGGTGAAGGCGGCCCATCCGCAGGCCATCGGGTGCGTCCTCGGCGGGCACGGGATCACCGCCTGGGGCGACAGCTCCGAGGAGTGCGAGCGGAACTCGCTGCACATCATCCGCACCGCCGAGGCGTTCCTGGCGGAGCAGGGCAGGGCCGAGCCGTTCGGGGCCGTCGTCGAGGGGTACGAGGCTCTCGGTGAGGGTGAGCGCAGGGCTCGGGCCGCCGCGCTCGCGCCGTATGTGCGTGCCCTCGCCTCCCAGGACCGGGCCCAGGTCGGTCACTTCACCGACTCCGATGTCGTGCTCGACTTCCTGTCCCGTGCCGAGCACCCCCGGCTCGCCGCGCTCGGCACCTCCTGCCCCGATCACTTCCTGCGGACGAAGGTGCGGCCGCTGGTCCTCGATCTGCCGCCGGCCGCTCCGCTGGAGGAGGCCGTCGCGCGGCTGAAGGAGCTGCACGCCGAGTACCGCGAGGAGTATGCCGCCTACTACCAGCGGCACGCCCTGCCCAACTCCCCCGCGATGCGTGGCGCCGACCCGGCGATCGTGCTCGTCCCCGGCGTCGGCATGTTCTCCTTCGGCAAGGACAAGCAGACCGCCCGGGTCGCCGGTGAGTTCTACGTCAACGCCATCAATGTGATGCGCGGCGCCGAGGCGGTGTCGACGTACGCGCCGATCGAGGAGTCCGAGAAGTTCCGGATCGAGTACTGGGCCCTTGAGGAGGCCAAGCTCCAGCGGATGCCGAAGCCCAAGGCGCTGGCCACGAGGGTCGCGTTGGTCACGGGGGCGGGCAGCGGGATCGGCAAGGCCATCGCCCGTCGGCTGGTCGACGAGGGCGCGTATGTGGTCGTCGCCGATCTGAACGGTGACAACGCCGCTGCCGTCGCCGAGGAGTTGGGCGGGGCGGACAAGGCCGTCGCCGTCACCGTCGATGTGACGGACGAGGAGCAGATCGCCGACGCGTTCCGGGCCGCGGTGCTCGCCTTCGGCGGGGTCGACCTGGTCGTGAACAACGCGGGGATCTCCATCTCCAAGCCGCTGCTGGAGACTTCGGCCAAGGACTGGGACCTCCAGCACGACATCATGGCCCGCGGTTCCTTCCTGGTCTCGCGGGAGGCGGCGCGGGTGATGATCGCGCAGGAGCTGGGCGGTGACATCGTGTACATCGCGTCCAAGAACGCCGTCTTCGCGGGCCCCAACAACATCGCCTACTCCGCCACCAAGGCCGACCAGGCCCACCAAGTGCGGCTGCTGGCAGCGGAGTTGGGCGAGCACGGGATCCGGGTCAACGGTGTCAACCCGGACGGTGTGGTGCGCGGCTCCGGGATCTTCGCCGGTGGCTGGGGTGCCCAGCGGGCCGCGGTGTACGGGGTGGAGGAGGAGAAGCTGGGCGAGTTCTACGCCCAGCGGACCATCCTCAAGCGCGAGGTACTGCCCGAGCATGTCGCGGCCGCCGTCTTCGCGCTCACGGGCGGCGACCTCACCCACACCACCGGGCTGCACATCCCCGTCGACGCCGGCGTCGCGGCCGCCTTCCTGCGGTGA
- a CDS encoding rhamnulokinase encodes MVGRVGPDSLELAEAHRFPNRPVRVPEGLRWDVLGLYAGVLEGLRAAGRVDSVGIDSWAVDYGLLDADGALLGNPVHYRDARTEGVAEKVWASVPAEELYGATGLQYAPFNTLYQLKADQLTRADRLLLIPDLLTYWLTGEQGTELTNASTTQLIDPRTRTWATVVAQRLGIDLELFAPLRQPGDPAGFLRPEVLEETGLAGPVPVTAVGSHDTASAVAAVPAADGERFAYICTGTWSLAGLELDAPVLTEESRAANFTNELGLDGTVRYLRNIMGLWLLQECLRAWGEPDLGALLLQASKSPALRSVVDAGDAAFLAPGRMPERIAEACRDSGQPVPESPAHITRCILDSLALAHRRAVEDAQRLADRPVDVVHIVGGGTRNALLCQLTADACGLPVVAGPTEAAALGNVLVQARPHGLVRDLADGRRLLTRTQPLTRYEPRGQSARWREAEARLAGA; translated from the coding sequence ATGGTCGGCCGCGTCGGCCCGGACAGCCTGGAGCTGGCCGAGGCGCACCGGTTCCCCAACCGGCCGGTGCGGGTTCCGGAGGGGCTTCGGTGGGATGTCCTCGGGCTGTACGCCGGGGTGTTGGAGGGACTGCGGGCGGCCGGGCGGGTCGACTCCGTCGGCATCGACAGCTGGGCCGTGGACTACGGCCTGCTCGACGCGGACGGGGCGCTGCTCGGCAATCCCGTGCACTACCGCGACGCCCGTACGGAGGGCGTCGCGGAGAAGGTGTGGGCGAGCGTGCCCGCCGAGGAGCTGTATGGGGCGACGGGGCTTCAGTACGCGCCCTTCAACACCCTGTATCAGCTCAAGGCCGATCAACTCACCCGTGCGGACCGGCTGTTGTTGATTCCCGATCTGCTGACGTACTGGCTCACCGGCGAACAGGGCACCGAGCTGACCAACGCCTCGACCACGCAGCTCATCGATCCCCGGACCCGGACATGGGCGACCGTCGTCGCCCAACGCCTCGGCATCGACCTGGAGTTGTTCGCGCCGCTGAGACAACCCGGCGATCCGGCCGGGTTCCTGCGCCCCGAAGTGCTGGAGGAGACGGGACTTGCCGGGCCGGTGCCGGTGACGGCGGTCGGCTCGCACGACACCGCCTCGGCGGTGGCCGCGGTCCCGGCCGCCGACGGTGAGCGGTTCGCGTACATCTGCACCGGGACCTGGTCGCTGGCCGGTCTTGAGCTGGACGCGCCGGTGCTGACCGAGGAGAGCCGGGCCGCCAACTTCACCAATGAGCTGGGGCTCGACGGCACGGTCCGGTATCTGCGCAACATCATGGGCCTGTGGCTGCTCCAGGAGTGCCTGCGCGCCTGGGGCGAGCCGGACCTCGGCGCGCTGCTGCTCCAAGCGTCCAAGTCGCCGGCGCTGCGGTCGGTGGTGGACGCAGGCGACGCGGCATTTCTGGCGCCGGGCCGGATGCCGGAGCGGATCGCCGAGGCGTGCCGCGACTCGGGGCAGCCGGTGCCCGAGTCGCCCGCGCACATCACCCGGTGCATCCTCGACTCGCTCGCCCTCGCCCACCGGCGTGCCGTCGAGGACGCCCAGCGCCTCGCCGACCGGCCGGTGGACGTCGTGCACATCGTCGGTGGCGGGACCCGTAACGCCCTGCTGTGCCAGCTCACCGCCGACGCCTGCGGGCTGCCGGTGGTGGCGGGTCCGACTGAGGCCGCGGCGCTCGGCAACGTCCTGGTCCAGGCGCGACCGCACGGTCTCGTCCGGGACCTCGCGGACGGACGGCGACTGCTCACCCGTACCCAGCCGTTGACCCGCTACGAGCCGCGCGGGCAGTCCGCCCGGTGGCGGGAGGCGGAAGCCCGGCTCGCCGGGGCGTGA
- a CDS encoding (Fe-S)-binding protein, producing MRVALFLTCVNDTLYPDTGRAVVKLLTRLGVEVDFPMAQTCCGQAHYNTGYRHGAEPLARHFSDVFGEYEAIVTPSGSCGAMVRELYPRMGERARAEGRGDALAATLAPVVPKTYELTEFLVDVLGVTDVGAYYPHKVTYHPACHGLRGLGLADRPQRLLRAVKGMELVELPGAEECCGFGGTFAVKNSDVSAAMGADKVRNAESTGADVLCAADNSCLMHIGGTMARLRTGMRPVHIAEILASTEEEPAV from the coding sequence ATGCGTGTCGCTCTGTTCCTGACCTGTGTCAACGACACGCTCTATCCGGACACCGGCCGCGCCGTGGTGAAGCTGCTGACCAGGCTGGGGGTCGAGGTCGACTTCCCGATGGCCCAGACCTGCTGCGGACAGGCGCACTACAACACCGGCTACCGCCATGGCGCGGAGCCGCTGGCCCGGCATTTCTCCGATGTCTTCGGGGAGTACGAGGCGATCGTCACGCCGTCCGGCAGTTGCGGGGCGATGGTGCGGGAGCTGTATCCGCGGATGGGCGAGCGGGCGCGGGCGGAGGGGCGCGGGGACGCGCTCGCCGCCACGCTCGCGCCCGTGGTGCCGAAGACGTACGAACTGACGGAGTTCCTGGTGGATGTGCTGGGGGTGACGGACGTCGGCGCGTACTACCCGCACAAGGTGACCTATCACCCGGCCTGTCACGGGCTGCGCGGGCTGGGTCTCGCGGACCGCCCGCAGCGGCTGCTCCGGGCCGTGAAGGGGATGGAACTGGTCGAACTCCCGGGCGCCGAGGAGTGCTGCGGCTTCGGCGGCACCTTCGCGGTGAAGAACTCCGATGTCTCGGCGGCGATGGGCGCGGACAAGGTGCGCAACGCGGAGTCGACGGGCGCGGACGTGCTGTGCGCGGCGGACAACTCCTGTCTGATGCACATCGGCGGGACGATGGCCCGGCTGCGGACCGGGATGCGGCCGGTGCACATCGCCGAGATCCTGGCGAGCACGGAGGAGGAACCGGCCGTATGA